From a single Acidobacteriota bacterium genomic region:
- the phaR gene encoding polyhydroxyalkanoate synthesis repressor PhaR produces the protein MPRKHSESDRVLIKRYGNRRLYNTETGSYVNFQDLIALIQSGRDIQVVDSKTKEDITKVILTQIILEEEKNNKNILPLPFLFQLIRYQEKSVQDFFQNYLSATFEAYLKTKQEFDRRFRDWIELSPGSPQMWESFFQPPGGKRKDPEE, from the coding sequence ATGCCTCGCAAACATTCTGAATCAGACCGGGTCCTCATCAAACGTTATGGCAACCGTCGGCTCTACAACACCGAAACGGGAAGCTATGTCAATTTTCAGGATTTAATTGCATTGATTCAAAGCGGACGAGACATTCAGGTGGTGGATTCTAAAACAAAAGAAGACATCACCAAAGTGATTCTCACACAAATCATCCTCGAAGAAGAAAAAAACAACAAAAACATTCTCCCCTTGCCGTTTTTGTTCCAGCTCATCCGCTATCAGGAAAAATCCGTCCAGGATTTCTTCCAAAATTATCTTTCGGCCACCTTTGAAGCCTACTTAAAAACCAAACAGGAATTTGACCGCCGGTTCCGCGACTGGATTGAACTGAGCCCTGGTTCGCCCCAAATGTGGGAATCATTTTTTCAGCCTCCAGGGGGCAAACGCAAAGATCCCGAAGAGTAA